Proteins encoded in a region of the Pseudomonas shahriarae genome:
- a CDS encoding CitMHS family transporter produces MLTFLGFAMVITFMFLIMTKRLSALIALIIVPILFALFGGFAPKIGPMMLEGITKLAPTGVMLMFAILYFALMIDSGLFDPAVRKILKLVKGDPLKVAVGTAVLALVVSLDGDGATTYMICVAAMLPLYKRIGMSPRIMAGLIILAGGVMNMTPWGGPTARAASALHVDPSDIFVPMIPAMAAGVVAILVIAYMYGLRERARLGVLHLQGDEVDHSEISVSQFPDARRPKLIWFNGALTLALMCTLIAGLLPLPVLFMVAFSIAMIVNYPCLQQQKDRVAAHSGSVLAVVGLIFAAGIFTGILSGTGMVDAMSKSLLAVIPEALGPYLAVITALVSMPFTFFMSNDAFYYGVLPVLAEAASHYGITAAEMGRASIVGQPVHLLSPLVPSTYLLVALAGIEFGDHQRFTLKWAVLVCLCIMFAALLLGTFPLFSTL; encoded by the coding sequence ATGCTGACTTTCCTTGGCTTTGCCATGGTCATCACGTTCATGTTCCTGATCATGACCAAGCGCCTGTCGGCGCTGATCGCCCTGATCATCGTGCCGATCCTGTTCGCGCTGTTCGGTGGCTTTGCGCCAAAGATCGGCCCGATGATGCTCGAAGGCATCACCAAGCTCGCGCCCACCGGCGTGATGCTGATGTTTGCCATCCTCTACTTTGCCTTGATGATCGACTCTGGCCTGTTTGACCCGGCCGTGCGCAAGATCCTCAAGCTGGTCAAGGGCGACCCGCTTAAAGTCGCCGTCGGTACTGCCGTACTGGCACTGGTGGTGTCCCTGGATGGCGACGGTGCCACCACTTACATGATCTGCGTGGCCGCCATGCTGCCGCTGTACAAGCGCATTGGCATGAGCCCGCGGATCATGGCCGGCCTGATCATCCTCGCCGGTGGCGTGATGAACATGACGCCCTGGGGCGGCCCGACCGCCCGCGCCGCCAGCGCGCTGCACGTGGACCCCTCGGATATTTTCGTACCGATGATCCCGGCCATGGCCGCCGGCGTGGTCGCCATTCTGGTAATCGCCTATATGTACGGCCTGCGCGAGCGTGCTCGTCTGGGTGTGCTGCACTTGCAAGGCGATGAAGTCGACCATAGCGAAATCAGCGTCTCGCAGTTCCCCGATGCCCGTCGCCCGAAACTGATCTGGTTCAACGGCGCCCTGACCCTGGCCCTGATGTGCACCCTGATCGCCGGCCTGTTGCCGCTGCCTGTGCTGTTCATGGTGGCCTTCAGTATCGCGATGATCGTCAACTACCCGTGCCTGCAGCAGCAGAAAGACCGCGTTGCCGCCCACTCGGGCAGCGTGCTGGCAGTGGTCGGCCTGATCTTCGCCGCGGGTATCTTCACCGGCATCCTGTCGGGCACTGGCATGGTCGACGCCATGTCCAAGAGCCTGCTGGCGGTCATCCCTGAGGCTCTGGGCCCGTACCTGGCGGTGATCACCGCGCTGGTGAGCATGCCGTTCACCTTCTTCATGTCCAACGATGCGTTCTACTACGGCGTACTGCCGGTATTGGCCGAAGCCGCCAGCCACTACGGAATCACCGCCGCAGAAATGGGCCGTGCCTCAATCGTTGGCCAGCCGGTACACTTGCTCAGCCCGCTGGTGCCCTCGACTTACCTGTTGGTCGCCCTGGCCGGTATCGAATTTGGCGATCACCAACGCTTCACCCTGAAGTGGGCAGTATTGGTATGCCTGTGCATAATGTTCGCTGCATTGTTGTTGGGCACATTCCCGCTGTTCAGCACTCTATAA
- a CDS encoding DUF7844 domain-containing protein, whose amino-acid sequence MRRFTAWLLAATVLLAGSAAQASLQLRLKTDGLSPAQQQASQALLDEAMQALPPRFIEQLDRRIDVGWTDEMPANAYGQASLVSELDLNRKLLASLTDGTAATQQTQRPHGTVRRELLATVLHELTHIYDRARLWPKDQRSLIQRCSRQNNITGLIGLPDQCRGQNDRRFTLSDDPRLLDLAGWPQYVGRRGEREQHNRQVARSPDLYEITNPKEFVAVNMEYFLLDPSYACRRPALYRYYQAHFGWAPPAKDTCTNTFAFLNAGNDFAKTPLGQVDPERVYAIDYLLAEANQNLVSRWGHSMLRLVICAPGRPRGPDCRLDLDQHLVLSYRAFVGDVQLSSWDGLVGKYPSRLFVLPLAQVIDEYTKTELRGLASVPLILTRQEINDTVEHAAEMHWSYDGNYYFLSNNCAVEGLKLLRSGSANPQLTTLDNITPNGLLEVLKARGLADTSVLDDRREALRLGYHFDSFRERYQAMFEVLKKHLPIPQTQVEDWLALSAEQRRTWFDKADLRTSAALLLLEQASFRKQLMLAQDEVKQRYLGARELKNGGMAKADATLQQILANSGFLSRPAELLGSGGYGLPQPKEWQRLESESASRQKQLQSLTGDLDKEVRALLEPSRAAEIAACEANLKQVGEHLRALHKAAGGLQLP is encoded by the coding sequence GTGAGGCGCTTCACCGCCTGGCTATTGGCTGCGACGGTACTGCTGGCAGGCAGCGCCGCCCAGGCCAGCCTGCAACTACGGCTCAAGACCGACGGCTTGAGCCCAGCCCAACAGCAGGCCAGCCAGGCATTGCTTGATGAAGCCATGCAGGCGCTGCCGCCGCGCTTCATCGAGCAACTGGACCGGCGCATCGACGTCGGCTGGACCGACGAGATGCCCGCCAATGCCTATGGCCAGGCGTCACTGGTCTCGGAACTGGACCTCAACCGCAAGCTGCTGGCCAGCCTCACGGACGGCACCGCCGCCACCCAGCAGACTCAGCGCCCCCATGGCACCGTGCGCCGGGAACTGCTCGCCACCGTGCTGCATGAACTGACCCACATCTATGACCGTGCGCGCCTGTGGCCCAAGGACCAGCGCTCGCTGATCCAGCGCTGCAGCCGCCAGAACAACATCACCGGCCTGATTGGCCTGCCCGATCAATGCCGTGGCCAGAATGACCGCCGTTTCACCCTCAGCGACGACCCGCGCTTGCTCGACCTGGCCGGCTGGCCGCAATACGTCGGCCGCCGTGGCGAGCGCGAGCAACACAATCGGCAAGTGGCCCGTAGTCCGGACCTGTACGAAATCACCAACCCCAAGGAGTTCGTCGCGGTCAACATGGAGTACTTCCTCCTCGACCCGAGCTACGCCTGCCGCCGTCCTGCGCTGTATCGCTACTACCAGGCACACTTCGGCTGGGCCCCGCCGGCCAAGGACACCTGCACCAACACTTTCGCCTTCCTCAATGCCGGTAACGATTTTGCCAAGACGCCCTTGGGCCAGGTCGATCCCGAGCGCGTGTACGCCATCGACTACCTGCTGGCCGAGGCCAACCAGAACCTGGTGAGCCGCTGGGGCCACAGCATGCTGCGCCTGGTGATCTGCGCCCCGGGCCGCCCCCGTGGCCCGGATTGCCGCCTGGACCTGGACCAGCACTTGGTGTTGTCCTACCGCGCATTCGTGGGCGACGTGCAGCTATCGAGTTGGGACGGACTGGTAGGCAAGTACCCCTCACGTCTGTTTGTACTGCCCCTGGCCCAGGTGATCGACGAATACACCAAGACCGAACTGCGCGGCCTGGCGTCGGTGCCCTTGATCCTCACGCGCCAGGAGATCAACGACACCGTCGAACACGCCGCCGAAATGCACTGGAGCTACGACGGCAATTACTACTTCCTCTCCAACAACTGCGCGGTCGAAGGCCTGAAACTGCTGCGCAGCGGCAGCGCCAACCCGCAACTGACCACCCTGGACAACATCACCCCCAACGGTTTGCTCGAAGTGCTCAAGGCCCGTGGGCTGGCCGACACCAGCGTGCTGGATGACCGCCGCGAAGCCTTGCGCCTGGGCTATCACTTCGACTCCTTCCGCGAGCGCTACCAGGCGATGTTCGAGGTGCTGAAGAAACACCTGCCGATCCCGCAGACCCAGGTCGAAGACTGGCTGGCCTTGAGCGCCGAGCAACGCAGGACCTGGTTCGACAAGGCTGACCTGCGCACCAGCGCCGCCTTGCTGCTGCTGGAACAGGCCAGCTTTCGCAAACAGCTGATGCTCGCCCAGGACGAGGTCAAGCAACGCTACCTCGGTGCCCGTGAGCTGAAGAACGGCGGCATGGCCAAGGCCGATGCCACCTTGCAGCAGATCCTCGCCAACAGCGGCTTCCTCAGCCGCCCGGCGGAGCTGCTCGGCAGCGGCGGCTATGGATTGCCCCAACCCAAGGAGTGGCAACGCCTGGAGTCGGAAAGCGCATCACGCCAGAAACAGCTGCAATCGTTGACCGGCGACCTGGACAAAGAGGTGAGGGCACTGCTGGAGCCTTCGCGGGCTGCAGAGATTGCCGCCTGCGAGGCCAATCTCAAGCAGGTGGGCGAACATCTGCGGGCCTTGCACAAGGCGGCCGGTGGCCTGCAACTGCCTTAA
- a CDS encoding DUF2388 domain-containing protein, with the protein MRRPLIAAVLGLFLLADIAQAQTLVATSNIIVRAFGRTIDFTSDTTTSIRDSKVVREAHDDAASFVASNGDIRGAQLEAAFDTLRTRVPEARDASDQVLAEAILAL; encoded by the coding sequence ATGCGTCGCCCGTTGATCGCTGCTGTTCTCGGCCTGTTCCTGCTGGCCGATATCGCCCAGGCTCAAACCCTCGTGGCTACCAGTAACATCATTGTTCGTGCCTTCGGCCGCACCATTGATTTCACCTCGGACACAACCACCTCCATCCGTGACTCCAAAGTCGTGCGCGAAGCCCACGACGATGCCGCCAGCTTTGTCGCCAGCAATGGCGATATCCGTGGCGCGCAACTGGAAGCCGCCTTCGACACCCTGCGCACCCGCGTGCCAGAAGCCCGCGACGCCAGCGACCAGGTCCTCGCCGAAGCCATCCTCGCATTGTGA
- a CDS encoding DUF2388 domain-containing protein codes for MAFSYRLLIVPTVLALCGAGPAQAFDVSTQGLVASAYATSKVTSAPFDRKLLLAAQDDAAAFIATDGQWRGARLESALDYLRRTQPKLKSSDFELAQAILVQ; via the coding sequence ATGGCTTTTTCATACCGTTTGTTGATTGTTCCCACAGTGCTTGCCCTGTGCGGGGCCGGGCCTGCCCAGGCCTTTGATGTGTCCACGCAAGGCCTCGTCGCCAGTGCCTATGCCACCAGCAAAGTGACCTCGGCGCCGTTCGACCGTAAATTGCTACTGGCCGCCCAGGATGACGCTGCCGCGTTTATTGCCACTGACGGCCAATGGCGAGGCGCCCGGCTGGAAAGTGCACTGGATTATCTGCGTCGCACCCAACCAAAACTTAAGTCCAGTGACTTTGAACTGGCCCAGGCAATTCTCGTCCAATAA
- a CDS encoding DUF2388 domain-containing protein — MSRLRLLSAAALLAVAANASATSLIVTTDSIVGALKATSDASSDATSSLRDNKVVRAARDDAASFVASEGAIRGVKLESALAQIRQQAPQLNAATDVQLAQAILAI; from the coding sequence ATGTCCCGTCTTCGTTTGCTGAGCGCTGCAGCCCTGCTTGCCGTCGCCGCCAATGCCAGCGCCACCAGCCTGATTGTGACCACCGACTCGATTGTGGGCGCGCTTAAAGCCACGTCCGATGCCAGCTCCGATGCCACATCGTCCCTGCGCGACAACAAGGTCGTACGTGCTGCCCGTGACGATGCCGCCAGCTTCGTCGCCAGTGAAGGCGCGATCCGTGGCGTGAAGCTGGAAAGCGCCCTGGCGCAGATCCGCCAACAGGCGCCACAACTCAATGCGGCCACGGATGTGCAACTGGCCCAGGCGATCCTGGCCATCTGA
- a CDS encoding DUF1127 domain-containing protein: MERTLSSELFFEDKAVNTQASLPLRVIANLMLWQRRISSRHQLARLDSRLLADAGISEAQRYEELSKPFWR, translated from the coding sequence ATGGAACGTACACTCAGTTCCGAACTGTTCTTCGAAGATAAAGCTGTAAACACCCAGGCTTCCCTGCCTCTGCGCGTTATCGCCAACCTGATGTTGTGGCAGCGCCGCATCTCCAGCCGCCATCAACTGGCTCGTCTGGACTCGCGTCTGCTGGCCGATGCCGGGATCAGCGAAGCTCAACGCTACGAAGAGCTGAGCAAGCCGTTCTGGCGCTGA
- a CDS encoding acetyl-CoA hydrolase/transferase family protein gives MYRDRIRLPSLLNKVMSAADAAALIEDGMTVGMSGFTRAGEAKAVPHALAERAKTSPLKITLMTGASLGNDLDKQLTEAGVLSRRMPFQVDSTLRKAINAGEVMFIDQHLSETVEQLRNNQLKLPDIAVIEAVAITEQGHIVPTTSVGNSASFAIFAKQVIIEINLAHNPNLEGLHDIYIPTYRPTRTPIPLVKVDDRIGSTAIPIPPEKIVAIVITNQADSASTVTPPDSDTQWIANHLINFLKQEVDAGRMTNKLGPLQAGIGNIANAVMCGLIESPFEDLTMYSEVLQDSTFDLIDAGKLSFASGSSITLSERRNADVFGNLERYKDKLVLRPQEISNHPEVVRRLGIIGINTALEFDIYGNVNSTHICGTRMMNGIGGSGDFARNAHLAIFVTKSIAKGGAISSVVPMVSHVDHTEHDVDILVTEIGLADLRGLAPRERARVIIDNCVHPDYRDALNNYFNAACAIGGHTPHILREALSWHINLEETGHMLKG, from the coding sequence ATGTACCGTGATCGTATTCGCTTGCCTTCGCTGTTGAACAAGGTCATGAGCGCCGCCGATGCTGCCGCCCTGATCGAGGACGGTATGACCGTCGGCATGAGCGGCTTTACCCGCGCCGGTGAAGCCAAGGCTGTGCCCCACGCCCTGGCAGAACGCGCCAAGACCTCGCCCCTGAAAATCACCCTGATGACCGGCGCCAGCCTGGGCAACGACCTGGACAAGCAACTTACCGAAGCCGGCGTGCTGTCGCGCCGCATGCCGTTCCAGGTCGATAGCACGCTGCGCAAGGCGATCAATGCCGGCGAAGTAATGTTTATCGACCAGCATCTGTCGGAAACCGTCGAACAACTGCGTAACAACCAGCTCAAGCTGCCGGACATCGCAGTGATTGAAGCCGTGGCCATCACCGAGCAAGGCCATATCGTGCCCACCACCTCCGTGGGCAACTCGGCCAGTTTCGCGATTTTTGCCAAGCAGGTGATCATCGAGATCAACCTGGCGCACAATCCGAACCTCGAAGGCCTGCACGACATCTATATCCCGACCTACCGCCCGACCCGCACCCCGATCCCGCTGGTCAAGGTGGATGATCGCATCGGCAGCACCGCGATCCCGATCCCGCCAGAGAAGATCGTCGCCATCGTCATCACCAACCAGGCCGATTCCGCCTCCACGGTCACGCCGCCCGACAGCGACACCCAGTGGATCGCCAATCACCTGATCAACTTCCTCAAGCAGGAAGTGGACGCCGGGCGCATGACCAACAAGCTCGGCCCACTGCAGGCCGGTATCGGCAATATCGCCAACGCGGTGATGTGCGGCCTGATCGAATCGCCGTTCGAAGACCTGACTATGTACTCCGAAGTCCTCCAGGACTCGACCTTCGACCTGATTGACGCCGGCAAGCTGAGCTTTGCCTCCGGCAGTTCGATCACCTTGTCAGAGCGGCGCAATGCCGACGTGTTCGGCAACCTGGAGCGCTACAAAGACAAGCTGGTGCTGCGCCCGCAGGAAATCTCCAACCACCCGGAAGTGGTGCGGCGCCTGGGCATAATCGGCATCAACACGGCGCTGGAGTTCGACATCTACGGCAACGTCAACTCCACCCACATCTGCGGCACGCGGATGATGAACGGCATTGGCGGCTCGGGGGATTTCGCCCGCAACGCGCACCTGGCGATCTTTGTTACCAAATCCATTGCCAAGGGCGGGGCGATTTCCAGCGTGGTGCCGATGGTCAGCCATGTCGACCATACCGAGCATGACGTCGATATCCTCGTGACCGAGATCGGCCTGGCTGACCTGCGTGGCCTGGCGCCACGGGAGCGGGCACGGGTGATCATCGATAACTGCGTGCACCCGGACTACCGTGACGCCCTCAATAACTACTTCAACGCCGCCTGCGCCATCGGCGGGCATACCCCGCACATCCTGCGCGAAGCCTTGAGCTGGCACATCAACCTGGAAGAAACCGGGCACATGCTCAAAGGTTGA
- a CDS encoding NAD(P)(+) transhydrogenase (Re/Si-specific) subunit beta, producing MSMNLVTTLYLIASICFIQALKGLSHPTTSRRGNLFGMLGMALAVLTTVGLIYKLGAELATAGIGYVIVGLLVGGTAGSIMAKRVEMTKMPELVAFMHSMIGLAAVFIAIAAVVEPQSLGIVKQLGDAIPAGNRLELFLGAAIGAITFSGSVIAFGKLSGKYKFRLFQGAPVQFGGQHKLNLVLGLTTLGLGLVFMFTGNLSAFALMLALAFVLGVLIIIPIGGADMPVVVSMLNSYSGWAAAGIGFSLNNSMLIIAGSLVGSSGAILSYIMCKAMNRSFFNVLLGGFGNTPDAAGPAGSKEARPVKSGSADDATFLLTNADTVIIVPGYGLAVARAQHALKELTEKLTHRGVTVKYAIHPVAGRMPGHMNVLLAEAEVPYDQVFEMEDINSEFGQADVVLVLGANDVVNPAAKNDPKSPIAGMPILEAFKAKTIIVNKRSMASGYAGLDNELFYLDKTMMVFGDAKKVIEDMVKAVE from the coding sequence ATGAGCATGAACCTCGTCACGACGCTCTACCTGATCGCGTCGATCTGCTTCATCCAGGCCCTCAAAGGCCTGTCGCACCCAACCACGTCCCGACGCGGCAACCTGTTCGGCATGCTGGGCATGGCGCTGGCGGTACTCACCACCGTTGGCCTCATCTATAAGCTCGGTGCAGAACTTGCCACTGCCGGCATCGGCTACGTGATTGTCGGCCTGCTGGTCGGCGGTACCGCCGGCTCGATCATGGCCAAGCGCGTAGAAATGACCAAGATGCCGGAACTGGTCGCCTTCATGCACAGCATGATCGGCCTGGCAGCGGTGTTTATTGCGATCGCCGCAGTGGTCGAGCCGCAATCCCTGGGGATCGTCAAGCAACTGGGCGATGCGATTCCTGCGGGCAACCGCCTGGAGCTGTTCCTCGGTGCCGCTATCGGTGCCATTACCTTCTCCGGTTCGGTGATTGCCTTCGGCAAGCTGTCAGGCAAGTACAAGTTCCGTCTATTCCAGGGCGCACCGGTACAGTTTGGCGGCCAGCATAAATTGAACCTGGTGTTGGGCCTGACCACCCTGGGTCTGGGCCTGGTGTTTATGTTCACCGGCAACCTCAGCGCCTTTGCCCTGATGCTGGCCCTGGCCTTCGTGCTGGGCGTGCTGATCATCATCCCGATTGGCGGCGCGGATATGCCGGTAGTCGTGTCGATGCTCAACAGCTACTCCGGCTGGGCTGCGGCGGGTATCGGCTTCTCGCTGAACAACTCGATGCTGATCATTGCCGGCTCCCTGGTAGGTTCGAGCGGCGCGATCCTCTCGTACATCATGTGCAAGGCGATGAACCGCTCGTTCTTCAACGTGCTGCTCGGCGGTTTCGGCAATACGCCGGATGCGGCAGGGCCGGCCGGTTCGAAAGAGGCGCGCCCGGTGAAGTCCGGTTCGGCTGACGACGCCACCTTCCTGCTGACCAACGCCGACACCGTGATCATCGTCCCAGGCTATGGCCTGGCGGTAGCGCGGGCGCAGCATGCACTTAAAGAACTGACCGAGAAGCTGACCCATCGCGGCGTCACCGTGAAATACGCGATCCACCCGGTCGCCGGGCGCATGCCTGGTCACATGAACGTGCTGCTGGCCGAGGCCGAAGTGCCGTATGACCAGGTGTTCGAGATGGAAGACATCAACTCCGAGTTCGGCCAGGCCGACGTGGTGCTGGTGCTCGGCGCCAACGACGTGGTCAACCCGGCCGCCAAGAACGATCCGAAATCGCCGATCGCCGGCATGCCGATTCTCGAAGCCTTCAAGGCCAAGACGATCATCGTCAACAAGCGCTCGATGGCCAGTGGTTATGCCGGCCTGGATAACGAACTGTTCTACCTGGACAAGACCATGATGGTCTTCGGCGACGCGAAGAAGGTCATTGAAGACATGGTCAAGGCTGTCGAATAA
- a CDS encoding NAD(P) transhydrogenase subunit alpha — MEELISPGIYNLIIFVLAIYVGYHVVWNVTPALHTPLMAVTNAISAIVIVGAMLAAALTVTPLGKTMGTLAVALAAVNVFGGFLVTRRMLEMFKKKAPKAKEEVQK; from the coding sequence ATGGAAGAGCTTATCTCCCCCGGTATCTACAACCTGATCATCTTCGTGCTGGCGATTTATGTCGGTTACCACGTGGTCTGGAACGTCACCCCCGCGCTGCATACGCCGTTGATGGCCGTGACCAATGCAATCTCGGCGATTGTGATCGTCGGCGCCATGCTCGCCGCCGCACTCACCGTCACGCCACTGGGCAAGACCATGGGCACCCTGGCCGTGGCCCTGGCTGCCGTTAACGTGTTCGGCGGCTTCCTGGTTACCCGTAGGATGCTTGAGATGTTCAAGAAGAAAGCGCCCAAGGCTAAAGAAGAGGTGCAGAAGTAA
- a CDS encoding Re/Si-specific NAD(P)(+) transhydrogenase subunit alpha, giving the protein MHIGVPLETQTGETRVAATPETIKKLIGQGHKVTVQSGAGINASVVDSTYEAAGATIGSASDAFGAELILKVVAPSDSELTLIKSGTVLVGMLNPFSNETITRLAEHGITAFALEAAPRTSRAQSLDVLSSQANIAGYKAVLLAAHHYPRFMPMLMTAAGTVKAARVLILGAGVAGLQAIATAKRLGAVIEASDVRPAVKEQIESLGAKFVDVPYETDEERECAVGVGGYARPMPTSWMQRQALAVHERAKQADIVITTALIPGRKAPTLLSAETVAQMKPGSVVIDLAAAQGGNCPLTVADQVVVENGVTICGPTNLAGAVAADASALYARNLLDFLKLVFTKEGQFEINLEDDIVAACLMCRDGQVIRKNA; this is encoded by the coding sequence GTGCACATTGGTGTTCCTCTCGAAACCCAGACCGGTGAAACGCGGGTTGCTGCAACCCCGGAAACCATCAAGAAGCTGATCGGCCAGGGCCATAAGGTCACTGTACAAAGCGGCGCAGGCATCAATGCCAGCGTCGTCGACAGTACCTATGAAGCGGCAGGCGCAACCATTGGCAGTGCCAGCGACGCGTTTGGCGCCGAGCTGATTCTCAAGGTGGTCGCCCCCAGCGACAGCGAACTGACGCTGATTAAAAGCGGCACCGTGTTGGTGGGCATGCTCAATCCGTTCAGCAACGAAACCATCACCCGCCTGGCCGAACATGGCATCACTGCCTTCGCCCTGGAGGCCGCCCCGCGCACCTCCCGTGCGCAGAGCCTGGATGTGCTGTCGTCCCAGGCCAACATTGCCGGCTACAAGGCGGTGTTGCTCGCGGCCCATCACTACCCGCGCTTCATGCCGATGCTGATGACTGCCGCCGGTACGGTGAAAGCCGCCCGTGTGCTGATCCTCGGTGCTGGTGTGGCCGGCCTGCAGGCCATCGCTACGGCGAAACGCCTGGGTGCCGTCATCGAAGCGTCCGACGTCCGTCCGGCCGTGAAGGAACAGATCGAATCCCTCGGCGCCAAGTTCGTCGACGTGCCCTACGAGACCGATGAAGAGCGCGAATGCGCCGTCGGTGTCGGCGGCTACGCACGCCCCATGCCCACCAGTTGGATGCAGCGTCAGGCCCTGGCCGTGCATGAGCGCGCCAAGCAAGCCGACATCGTCATCACCACCGCCCTGATCCCGGGTCGCAAGGCCCCGACGTTGCTGAGCGCCGAAACCGTCGCCCAGATGAAGCCAGGCTCCGTGGTGATCGACCTGGCCGCCGCCCAAGGTGGCAACTGCCCACTGACCGTCGCCGACCAGGTGGTGGTGGAGAACGGCGTGACCATTTGCGGCCCGACCAACCTTGCCGGTGCCGTCGCTGCCGACGCTTCAGCCCTTTACGCGCGCAACCTGCTGGACTTCCTGAAGCTGGTCTTCACCAAGGAAGGGCAGTTTGAAATCAACCTCGAAGACGACATCGTCGCCGCGTGCCTGATGTGCCGCGACGGCCAAGTCATCCGCAAAAACGCCTAA
- a CDS encoding LysR family transcriptional regulator, with translation MRRKIPSTTALVSFEAAARHESFTKAAQELSITQGAICRQIASLEEFLSVELFRRSRRGVKLTEAGLSYSRRVATQLDAVERDTLSVMGQQGANVIELAVVPTFGTQWLIPRLKDFQQQHPEVTVNLTNRTRPFLFADTQFDAAVYFGDADWSGTESHRLMGENPVPVCSPRLLENRSHFSAEEIAELPLLQQTTRPYAWRQWFNAQQLNIPRDMTGPRYELFSMLSQAAMHDMGIALIPPFLIQRELGEKQLVIANPQALTSSKAYYLMIPERKVESASLRAFRDWLVDQAQRYSHQF, from the coding sequence ATGCGCAGGAAGATCCCCAGCACCACGGCCCTGGTCAGTTTTGAAGCGGCAGCCCGCCACGAGAGCTTTACCAAGGCCGCGCAGGAGCTATCCATTACCCAGGGCGCAATCTGCCGACAGATCGCCAGCCTCGAGGAGTTTTTGAGTGTCGAACTGTTTCGACGCTCGCGACGTGGTGTAAAGCTCACGGAAGCCGGGCTTTCCTATAGCCGGCGGGTCGCGACGCAACTAGATGCCGTGGAGCGCGACACTCTCTCAGTGATGGGCCAGCAGGGCGCCAATGTCATCGAGCTGGCAGTAGTGCCCACGTTCGGCACGCAGTGGCTGATCCCGCGCCTCAAGGACTTCCAGCAGCAACACCCCGAAGTCACGGTGAACCTGACCAACCGCACCCGCCCATTCCTGTTTGCCGATACGCAATTCGATGCCGCGGTCTATTTCGGCGATGCCGACTGGTCCGGGACCGAATCCCACCGACTGATGGGCGAAAACCCGGTTCCCGTTTGTAGCCCGCGATTGCTGGAGAACCGCTCGCACTTCAGCGCAGAGGAAATCGCCGAACTGCCGCTGCTACAGCAAACCACACGGCCCTACGCCTGGCGCCAGTGGTTCAACGCCCAGCAACTGAATATCCCCCGGGACATGACAGGCCCGCGTTACGAACTATTCTCCATGCTGTCCCAGGCGGCCATGCATGACATGGGCATTGCGCTGATCCCACCGTTCCTTATTCAACGCGAACTGGGCGAGAAGCAATTGGTGATCGCCAACCCGCAGGCGCTGACCAGCAGCAAGGCTTATTACTTGATGATTCCCGAGAGAAAGGTCGAATCCGCGTCGCTGCGCGCCTTTCGAGACTGGCTGGTTGATCAGGCACAACGCTACAGCCACCAGTTCTAG